GTTGACTCCAACCGCAACACCAGAACCCATTGTAGAAGTATCTGCTTTGCGGATGGTAGGAGAACATAACCAGCAAAATTTGCTCATGGCTGTAGCAGCAGCGCGGTTAGCCGGAATTGCAGCCGATGCTATTGAACATGGGGTGCGGGAATTTCCAGGAGTTCCCCATCGTTTAGAACATATCTGCACTTGGGAAGGTATTGATTTTATTAACGATAGCAAAGCCACCAACTACGACGCAGCCGAAGTCGGGTTAGCATCTGTTAACAGTCCCGCCATTTTAATCGCCGGTGGCGAAGCTAAAGCGGGTGATGACACAGGCTGGCTAGCAAAAATTCAAGCCAAAGCCGGCGCAGTCTTATTAATTGGTAACGCTGCGCCTGCATTTGCCCAACGGCTACAAGAGGTGGGATATGCTAATTACGAAATTGTCGAAACAATGGAGAAAGCAATTCCCAAATCAGCCCAATTAGCGAAACAACATCAAGCTTCTGTGGTGTTACTATCTCCAGCTTGCGCGAGTTTCGACCAATATCCTAATTTTGAAGTCCGGGGTGATGATTTTCGTCAGTTGTGTTTGGCGTGGGTGCAAAAAAACTAAACAGTTTGTAGTAGCCTGAAAGCGCTAAAGCTCCACTACAAATTTAGGGCTAGCCCTTTCAATGTGAGTAAAAATTTTGCTCAAAAAATCCCTTTTTCATCTTTTATATCTGTGTCCTCTGTGGGTAAGTAGTTAAATAAATTACTTTTTTAACCGCTGAGTCCGCAGAGAGCGCAGAGAAAAAAATGGATTTTACCAAAAAAAAACTGGGTCTAGAGCCACCGTCCTTTTTTTAGAATCACCGCCCTAAAAGTGCGGTGAGAACGTCAAAAGTCACCTTGAAAGGGTATCACGGTCTGGGTACTTAACAGGTTATTATATACCAGGTAGGCTCGACCTCTGTGGAACACCATGTATCCCCAATTATCCCATTTCCATGCATCCTGGTGTACGCAGTTCATAACAGCTACTTAAATTGAAATGATTGAAAATCTATTCAATGCCTACACCCCTCTATTCACCTGGATAGGCTTAGGACTGATCCTATCTCGGTTCAGCCCAGATAGTTTTTTGAAGCTACTAGGACAAGGGCTGTACTGGATTGGAGTTCCAGTACAAATGTTCGTTTTGGCGCGTCACACTAACTTGTCTAATGGCGGACTCATCCTCGGGATAGTAGTAGGAGTATTATTGCTGAGTCTGGCACTAGCACTGTTATTGTGGTGGGGGCTACAATGGTTCATAAATCCAAAAGTCCAACCACAACCGCAAAGTCTGGAATTCCCAGTTGTAACAGATGTTAACTCCGTCAAACAGGCAAGTTTGGGTAGTTTTATACTGGCAGCTATTGTAGGCAATACAAGTTTTATCGGCTTGACATTAACACAAGTGCTGATTAGCCCAGAAAATACGGGTTGGGCAGTATTATATAGCGTCATCAACAATATTGTTGGTACATATGGTATTGCGGTCTTAATTTCTAGCTATTTTGGTAAGGGGGAAACCAAAAAGCATTGGTGGATAAACTTAAGGGATTTTATATCTGTCCCCAGCCGGTGGACATTTTTGTTGGGGTTGAATACACAGTTTGTGAAATTACCACAAGTTGTTGAATCAGGACTAAATCAAGCCGTTTGGGTCGTTATCGCCTTTGCTTTATTACTGGTTGGACTGCGCCTAGGGTCGCTCCGGGGCTGGAAAAATCTGAAAATCGCCTCAATTGCTAGCATCATCAAAGTCTTGATTATCCCGATGGTAGTGGGATTATGTGCTACTTATTTCGGTGTGACGGGCGAACAACGGCTAGTACTAGTGCTGATGTCTGGAACACCCACAGGACTTGCTGTACTCATTTTAGCAGAAGTTTATGACCTAGATCGAAATTTGTTGGCTAGCAGCATCGCCCTGACCTTTGTCGGATTACTGTTGGCATTACCTTTGTGGCTTGCCTGGTTTGGTTAACAGGGGATAAAAAACTCCACCCACAAGGGCCAACAATTTGAGATTTTAGATTTTGGATTATTGTACCACGTACCCTGGGTTTCGCTAACCCTACCTAAACTTCGTTATAGGTAGGGACTGCGCTCAACATTTTTGTTCAAATTTAAGGGATTGGCGATTGGCGATTGGCGATTGAAGTGAAGTTTTAGCTTTTGAGGCTCAAAAATGATTGAAAATCTATTCAATGCCTACACCCCTCTATTCACCTGGATAGGCTTAGGACTGATCCTATCTCGGTTCACCCCAGATAGTTTTTTGAAGCTACTAGGACAAGGACTGTACTGGATTGGAGTTCCATTGCAACTCTTGGTTTTGGCGCGTCACACTAACTTGTCTAATGGTGGACTCATCCCAGGGATAGCAGTAGGAGTATTACTCCTGAGTCTGGTACTAGCACTCTTATTGTGGTGGGGACTGCAATGGTTCATGAATCGAAAAATGCAACCACAACCGAGAAGTTTGGAATTCCCCCTCGCCAGAGATGTTCAATCGCTCAAACAGGCAAGTTTGGGTAGTTTTATACTGGCAGCTATTTTAGGCAATACAGGTTTTGTCGGCTTGACACTAACACAAGTGCTGACTAGCCCAGAAAATACGGATTGGGCAGTGTTATTTAGCGTTACCAACAATGTTGTTGGTACATACGGTATTGCGGTCTTAATTGCTAGCTATTTTGGTAAGCGGGAAACCAAAAACCATTGGTGGATACAGCTGCGGGATTTGATAACTGTCCCCAGCCTGTGGACATTTTTCCTGGGCTTGAATACACAGTTTGTGAAATTACCACAAGTTGTAGAGTCAGGACTAGATCAAGCTGTTTGGGTCGTTATCGCCTTTGCTTTATTACTGGTTGGACTGCGGCTAGGGGCAATGCGGTCTTGGAAAAGTCTGAAAATCGCCTCAATTGCCAGCATCCTCAAAGTCTTGATCATCCCGATGGTAGTGGGATTAGGTGCTACCTATTTCGGTGTGACGGGCGAACAACGGCTGGTACTAGTGCTGATGTCTGGAACACCCACAGGACTTTCTGTACTCATTTTAGCAGAAGTTTATGACCTAGATCGGAATTTGTTGGCTAGCAGCATCGCCCTGACCTTTGTCGGATTATTCCTGGCATTACCTTTGTGGCTTGCCTGGTTTGGTTAAGGGACTTGCTATAAAAACTCTTGGCGGCGATCGCTTGATCAACGTCAAAAACAGCTAAACTAATACCAAGTTGAATAATGATGCTGACAGATGGATACGTCAACTACCCACACTGACTGAATACAGTACAGTGTGGGCTTGAAAGAATCAGCTTTCAAAGCAAAAGATGACTAGCCCAGTAGCTCTTACCTGATACGTACCTCCGAGCGTTTCCCTAACTCGGAATAACTACAAACTACCTGATTAGTAGTGCTTGCAGAAAGGACATTTTGGTAATAGTGGGCTAAGGGACTTACAACTTACACGAGAGGATTATCTCCATGATTCGTGTGACAGTGTTAGATAAAAACGGTAAACCCATGATGCCAACAAAAGCCAGTAGAAGCTCGAAGTTGGCTAAAGGAGGGGAAGGCAAAGGTTATTCATAATGACCTAAAGATTATGCGTTGCAGTCTAAGAGATTGTTTGATTTGTCGCTGTCCTCCTTCCTCTCTTACCTACGGTAAGAATTGGTCGCAGGACGCAACAAATCAAACCCACAATTCCTCCCGACACCGAATCATAGATTACGGTGTGGGACTCCTTGCGGGTTTAGTTGAAAGCGATTATCAGTAATTCTTTCACAATCCAAAATGTTGTAACTTTTGTTCGGGGTGGTGTTTTCTTCCCCCATCCCTTGTTTGTTCCCCCTGGCAATATAGCCAGGATAATTACTGATCTCGATTCTTCTCCCTAGAGTCGGTACAGTTCAGTAGCAGAAACGGTTCATGAGATTTATCGTTTGCCAAAACATCTGCTGCGATTAGGCAACACTAGATGTAATAAGCTAGTCTGTTGTCAACATCAGTAAGGGGTTTTGTTTTACGTCTATGACTATCGAGGATCGCATTAATAATTCTGAAAGTAAGTTGCTCTGTTGTGGTGTCCAAGTTTCTCAACCCAAGGGCCGTGCAGTTAGTCGGTTAATGGGAATGTTGGCTGCTTTCCCCGTCGCTTTGACATTACCTGTAGATGCTTTACAAGTACAGGTCTCTCCCAGTAACCCTCGACTGGGGGATACGCTGTCAGTGGTGATTAATCTAGATAATCCCTCAACTGATAATCTTCAACCCACAACTGAAAACCCCCAACCCTCAACTGAAAACCCTCAATCCATAACTGATAATCATCCAGGGGTAGCTATTGGCGAGAAGACCTACCCAACGTTTGAAATTGCACCCAAACAATATCGGGCTTTTATACCCACAACTCCATTAGAAAAGCCCGGAATCAGAACAATCCAGATTACAGGGGATGGTCAGGTGCAAAACTTGCCAGTGCGAGTGCGAAACCGTACATTTCCCGTTCAACGCATTAATTTACCACCAGGGAAAGCGGGAGTAGAAGCTACAGAGTTTGAACTCAAGCGTGTAGCCGCTTTCAAGGCACTACAAACACCCGAAAAATATTGGAGTGGTGTATTCTTGAAACCAAATGCCGGGCGGATGAGTACAAAATTTGGTGTACGTCG
The Gloeotrichia echinulata CP02 DNA segment above includes these coding regions:
- a CDS encoding AEC family transporter; amino-acid sequence: MIENLFNAYTPLFTWIGLGLILSRFTPDSFLKLLGQGLYWIGVPLQLLVLARHTNLSNGGLIPGIAVGVLLLSLVLALLLWWGLQWFMNRKMQPQPRSLEFPLARDVQSLKQASLGSFILAAILGNTGFVGLTLTQVLTSPENTDWAVLFSVTNNVVGTYGIAVLIASYFGKRETKNHWWIQLRDLITVPSLWTFFLGLNTQFVKLPQVVESGLDQAVWVVIAFALLLVGLRLGAMRSWKSLKIASIASILKVLIIPMVVGLGATYFGVTGEQRLVLVLMSGTPTGLSVLILAEVYDLDRNLLASSIALTFVGLFLALPLWLAWFG
- a CDS encoding M23 family metallopeptidase, which gives rise to MTIEDRINNSESKLLCCGVQVSQPKGRAVSRLMGMLAAFPVALTLPVDALQVQVSPSNPRLGDTLSVVINLDNPSTDNLQPTTENPQPSTENPQSITDNHPGVAIGEKTYPTFEIAPKQYRAFIPTTPLEKPGIRTIQITGDGQVQNLPVRVRNRTFPVQRINLPPGKAGVEATEFELKRVAAFKALQTPEKYWSGVFLKPNAGRMSTKFGVRRYYNGKFAEDYYHRGLDYAGATGSPVIAPAAGRVALVGTVSQGFRVHGNVIGIDHGQGVTSIFMHLSRINVQEGDLVKAGQKIGAVGATGASTGPHLHWGLYVNGLSIDPIPWQTKVFN
- a CDS encoding AEC family transporter, with amino-acid sequence MIENLFNAYTPLFTWIGLGLILSRFSPDSFLKLLGQGLYWIGVPVQMFVLARHTNLSNGGLILGIVVGVLLLSLALALLLWWGLQWFINPKVQPQPQSLEFPVVTDVNSVKQASLGSFILAAIVGNTSFIGLTLTQVLISPENTGWAVLYSVINNIVGTYGIAVLISSYFGKGETKKHWWINLRDFISVPSRWTFLLGLNTQFVKLPQVVESGLNQAVWVVIAFALLLVGLRLGSLRGWKNLKIASIASIIKVLIIPMVVGLCATYFGVTGEQRLVLVLMSGTPTGLAVLILAEVYDLDRNLLASSIALTFVGLLLALPLWLAWFG